A region from the Aegilops tauschii subsp. strangulata cultivar AL8/78 chromosome 5, Aet v6.0, whole genome shotgun sequence genome encodes:
- the LOC109746946 gene encoding uncharacterized protein has product MESPPLKLNVARDEDRISDLPDELLLRILARLDLRDAVRAGAASTRWRHLPHQLSVLLLGVSRFRRATLVESMDAFAAALLSVCPPAERSCECQRSHAIKALALCFYLSAPHLSSIGRALEDVVSRGKTKWIEFRISPPPGDNTAPELTEFGQQFMSFCRAYQVAFRWLTSLTLENLAFGDSDVTDLISNCVKLESLALRACRMVNFEHSVLKIDTPCSGLQELNLVHFVCKRIQLISVPKLRQASCLIWRFENPPVRLDYVPDLRHVAIACLRTHPKAPFKLSECLSRSALNLSELHLNFFHQMIWIQPEHPKQLTAIFRNLSNASLSGIFPECDLSWTLFILEAAPALQKFGLSRTRHACANAWDNNAEKTNVVWDPSKDLKHMNLKSLMIDGFEEEDKVAAYIWLVVEQQAVGLKRIELRGEVPCKECDAIDPRRSQVDEARRHRFKERLTHGSSSSVQIIMR; this is encoded by the exons ATGGAGTCGCCGCCGCTCAAGCTCAACGTCGCCCGAGATGAGGACAGGATCAGCGATCTCCCCGACGAACTCCTCCTCCGAATCCTCGCGCGCCTCGACCTGCGTGACGCGGTCCGCGCCGGCGCAGCCTCCACGCGGTGGCGCCACCTCCCTCACCAGCTCTCGGTCCTGCTGCTCGGCGTCAGCCGCTTCCGCCGAGCCACGCTGGTCGAGAGCATGGACGCCTTCGCGGCCGCTTTGCTCTCCGTATGTCCTCCGGCCGAGCGCAGCTGCGAATGCCAGCGCAGCCATGCCATCAAGGCGCTCGCCCTCTGCTTCTACCTGTCGGCCCCTCACCTCAGCTCCATCGGCCGCGCCCTCGAGGATGTCGTCAGCCGTGGCAAGACCAAATGGATCGAATTTCGAATATCTCCACCGCCAGGGGACAACACTGCCCCGGAGCTCACCGAGTTCGGGCAGCAATTCATGTCCTTCTGCCGTGCCTACCAGGTCGCCTTCCGGTGGCTCACGAGTCTTACACTCGAAAACCTTGCATTCGGGGACTCTGACGTCACCGACCTCATTAGCAATTGCGTTAAGCTTGAGAGCCTCGCCCTGAGAGCCTGCCGGATGGTCAATTTTGAGCACTCTGTGCTGAAGATTGACACACCGTGTTCTGGGCTACAGGAGCTCAATCTAGTGCACTTTGTGTGCAAGCGGATTCAGCTCATCTCCGTCCCTAAGCTTAGGCAAGCTTCGTGCCTTATTTGGCGCTTCGAGAACCCTCCGGTGCGCCTTGACTATGTTCCCGACCTTAGACATGTGGCCATCGCTTGTCTTCGGACTCATCCCAAGGCGCCATTCAAGCTGAGTGAGTGCCTGTCAAGAAGTGCACTGAACCTGTCTGAACTGCATCTCAATTTTTTCCACCAAATG ATATGGATTCAGCCGGAACATCCGAAGCAGCTCACTGCTATATTCAGAAATCTGTCCAATGCGTCCCTTTCTGGTATCTTCCCTGAGTGTGATCTGAGCTGGACTCTTTTTATCCTTGAAGCTGCACCTGCCCTGCAGAAGTTTGGA TTATCTCGAACTCGGCATGCATGTGCCAATGCGTGGGACAATAATGCCGAGAAGACCAACGTGGTGTGGGACCCATCGAAGGATTTGAAGCACATGAACTTGAAGTCGCTGATGATAGACGGGTTCGAGGAGGAAGACAAGGTGGCAGCCTATATATGGCTAGTCGTGGAAc aACAAGCTGTGGGGTTGAAGAGAATCGAGTTGCGTGGTGAAGTCCCATGCAAGGAATGCGATGCCATTGACCCGAGGAGATCCCAGGTGGATGAAGCTCGCAGGCATCGCTTCAAGGAGCGACTCACACATGGATCCTCCTCGTCCGTGCAGATAATAATGCGCTGA
- the LOC109746947 gene encoding uncharacterized protein → MPPPPPPALPDELLEEIFLRLPPDEPDHLLRASLASKLWLRLLSGARFRGRYRDFHGAPPMLGFLYSWLYNSRPEAEDPVPHFVPTTKFRACIPDDDWGDCEYDAWDCRHGRVLLGDTGHQPMTLVVWDPMTGRRRELYAPSPVGYSYGAAVLCAVTGCDHRTCHAGPFQIVFVSLDNGEDDRVAQACVSLPVTGDHSKPCFRSHFD, encoded by the coding sequence atgccgccgccgccgccccctgcgCTGCCGGACGAGCTTCTCGAGGAGATCTTCCTCCGCCTCCCACCGGACGAGCCCGACCACCTCCTGCGCGCCTCCCTCGCCAGCAAGCTCTGGCTCCGCCTCCTCTCCGGCGCTCGATTCCGCGGCCGCTACCGGGACTTCCATGGAGCTCCCCCCATGCTCGGCTTCCTTTATTCCTGGCTCTACAACTCCCGCCCGGAGGCGGAAGACCCTGTCCCACACTTTGTCCCCACCACGAAATTCCGTGCTTGCATTCCCGACGACGACTGGGGGGACTGCGAATATGATGCGTGGGACTGCCGCCATGGCCGCGTTCTCCTTGGAGATACGGGCCATCAACCCATGACGCTCGTCGTTTGGGACCCCATGACGGGCCGTCGGAGGGAGCTGTACGCGCCCAGCCCTGTGGGCTACAGCTACGGGGCAGCTGTGCTCTGCGCCGTGACCGGCTGTGACCACCGCACTTGTCACGCAGGCCCCTTCCAGATCGTCTTTGTCAGCCTGGACAATGGTGAAGATGATCGTGTTGCACAGGCGTGCGTGTCCCTGCCGGTGACGGGTGACCACAGCAAGCCGTGCTTTCGTTCTCATTTTGATTAG
- the LOC141023190 gene encoding uncharacterized protein, translated as MDYPFWKEKMKILLQAIDDDMWNVVHIGFIVVIPQAPTDEEKKLIQLDAQAKDEIGGHLSRAQFLRYRQCETTKELWDVLEKVNEAVLTQKEARIDTLWAKFNRFKRIGNESCQQTFDRLSDIANELQGLGAKDITDHEVVKKLLGSLGTSFDTLVLMIRERPDFKSLNSADVMEKLNTHEE; from the coding sequence ATGGACTATCCCTTCTGGAAAGAGAAGATGAAGATCCTTCTTCAAGCTATTGATGATGATATGTGGAACGTTGTGCATATCGGGTTCATAGTTGTTATTCCTCAAGCTCCTACCGATGAAGAAAAGAAGCTTATTCAGCTGGATGCTCAAGCCAAAGATGAAATTGGTGGTCATCTCTCTCGAGCGCAATTCCTTCGGTATCGCCAGTGTGAAACCACGAAGGAGCTATGGGATGTCCTCGAAAAGGTCAATGAAGCAGTCTTAACTCAGAAAGAAGCTCGAATTGATACTCTTTGGGCGAAGTTCAATCGCTTCAAGCGAATTGGAAATGAAAGCtgtcagcaaaccttcgatcgcctcagtGACATAGCAAATGAACTTCAAGGACTCGGTGCCAAAGATATCACTGACCATGAGGTTGTGAAGAAGTTGCTAGGATCTCTTGGCACTTCATTTGATACGCTTGTTCTGATGATTCGAGAGCGTCCTGATTTCAAAAGCCTCAACTCTGCTGACGTCATGGAAAAACTGAACACACACGAGGAATAG